CCTATGCAGCGCTGATCATCATGGTGGGGGCGCTTTGCTGGCTGGGGGTCTTTCCGGGATTGATATTACAGGGCATTCGCAGCTTTTTACTGTTGCATTAATGCTGTACCGGGGCATAATAACGACAGCCGTCGCGCCTATGGCGGACGGCTGTCTCAATATATGGCTGGCTGTATGTCAGAATTTGGTATTACTATTTGTGTGATCGTTGGTAAGTATCTTCTCCGCTGTGTTCCAGTGTTCAGCTACCCTGCCATTTTCCAGTCTGAAGAGATCGTAGAAAGCAGTATGCGTATCGGCGCGGCGTCCTTCACTGACGACCAGTACGAAGTTTCCTTCACCCAGTACCCGGTGTATCTTATTATATTTAATGTTGCTGTCATTACCGGTGCTGTTTGTGTGCCGGCAGGTATAATGCTGAAATTGCACGTTATCGCGGAAGTAGTACGGGCATCGGGAGTTATCGCCGTTCAGCAGGATATCTTCAACAGTATATCTGGCGAGTTGTTTGTTAGCGGCTGTCCTGTTTCTTTCCTGAATGGTTACGGATCCGGCGGTCAGGGAGCTGATAGGGTGATGAGCAGGTAATAGCTGAAGGTTATCCCAGTGCTCGACTATTCTATCATCCTGAAACCGGAAGATGTTAAATCCGGCAGCGACAGAGGCGGAGAAATGATATTCTGCATGTGCGAATACATAGTCACCATCTTCCATGAGGCGGACGAGTTTAACGGTCAGTTTTTCGGAGAATTGTTTCAGGTACAATTTAAAGCCCCGAAGGCCTTTACCTATATGCTGACTATGCTGGATGTAGTGATGCGCATCAATGAATGTCAATGGCATTCTGAGGCCGGTGCCCAGGCTGGTCAGCAGGGAGGCGACTATTTCTTTTCTTGATAATTCAATATGCATTTTACAGGGTTATTAAAGAGGCGGCGAATGAATGCGTGCGCCTGCAGCTAAAACCGATCTTGTTATGCTAATCCTGCATTCGTTGCTATCGTTGTCTGCTGTATGTGATGTATTACAACTTATCAGTGTTACCCTTCGCTTACAATAGACTATTCAGTCTTTTTTCAGACATTTAAAAAACAGCGATACTGCTGTTCATCCTATAAAGATCGATAGATCGAATAATATCGAACAAATGTAGACCATCTGGTCTATCTCACCAAATAAATCTTCGTTAAGTGTTAACATGTCGTTTAAAAATTCTTTAACCATGCATTAACAGTTCAGAATAGGACATTTTGTATTATGCAGTCTCAAACAACAGTAATATTTTTTGTCAGGGCGAAGTCGGGGGACGGCTTCTAATTACTAGCTAAGATTGAGCGATCAACCAATCAGATAAGCACTATTTGCGGTCATTTCGGATATCAAAAACCTACCACTCTATGAAAGCCAGGGACATTATTCTGCTTGCGTGTTACTATTTGTTCACGAGTATGTTTCTTTATGCAGCAGTGACAAAGCTAATGACGTTCCAGGTCTTTGTGGGGCAAATGCAACGTCAGCCTTTTTCTGATGCCTACGGCCGTTTTCTAAGCTGGGCAATTCCTTCAGTGGAGATACTATTGGCGCTGATGATGGTAACAAATGCGTTTCGTAAACTGGGGCTATATCTTGCTACGTCGCTAATGATCTGTTTTACGGGTTACATTATACTCGTGCAGCTTAAATTCTATGGTACGATACCTTGTAGCTGTGGGGGTGTTATCTCAAAACTTTCATGGACGCAGCATCTTATTTTTAATCTATTTTTTGTCGCAATCGGTTTTGCCGGAATATATCTCGAAAAACGTGCAGATTCATACTATGCAATGTAGAACTAGCTAAATAAATACTTTAACGTAAACAGACATCATGGGACAATTAAAGTTATGTCTTGCCGGGGGCGGGACACGGGAATGCTCATGTCCTTCCAGGGCGGGTTAACGGGCATCTACTTCATCAATCTTTAGTAATTACAACAGTCACACTTTTTCTTCCTGACATTTTTCCTGACACTTTCTTTAATCACCTAACTACTAACTACTTCTTATGAAAAGAATCAAAATCGCATTGGCACTGGCAGCTGTGCTGACAGGCGTTGGCACTGCCATTGGTACTACCGGAAAACCTGCAGCTAAAGCGGAAATCTATCGCAACTGGATTGACTGGAACAACCAGCTTGTTTTGGTGAATGTGCCACAATCAACAGCACAGGCATACTGTATTTCCTCCATAGAAGTATGTCTACGGGCGCAGGATAACGTGTACATCTACACGACAGGATTTATATGGGAATAACATAAGTAACGCATGTGCATCAGGGAGCTGATCATCCCCTGATGTATGTAATTTTTTATATCTTTTTCATATAGTGTATTTACGCCGATATGCAAATTTACTCAGAGAATTATCTAAACGATAAAACAGTCTCCTTAACATTGAGAAGAAATATATCTGCACGAACAGTTTTCTGTTCGATGGCGGCTTGTGTTTCGATGTACACACTGTCATTTATAGCCTTTATTTTGCAATAACAAAGGGTTTAACATAATCTCAGAAGCAGGTATCGGCCATAGTGTATCTGTTTCTACCCAGTGATCAGGCTTTGTAGTCTTCATGACTTCATTGATCCTGTCTGTTCGTTTAAGATCATATAGCCGATATCCGAATTCTGCGAATAACTCTACCCTTCTTTCATGTTGAATTTTCTCCGCCAATTCGTTTGCCGGAATAGAAGGATATTCCACTGCGATCAGCGGTAGGCCAGCTCTTTGCCGCACCATATCCAGGTCGTTTATGGCATCTGGTAGTTGTCCCAAAGCGGTTCTGGCTTCTGCCCTCGCAAGATATATCGCTGCTAGTCTTAGTACAGCTGAAAATTCAGTCAATTTGAAATTGGAAGAAAAGTCCAGCCGCTGCCTGTATTTGAATACATACTCATAGATACCTGAGCTGACAGTCTTTGAACCAATCCATCCTTTTTTACGTTTATCACCACTTTCAAATGCAGCCGACAAGGAGGTTGTCAGCGCGAAAACAGGTCTACCTGTGCCTGAAGGCACAAGCCAATTAGCTTCCATTGTATTATGTCCAATCAGTACAGGCTGTAGCTGGAATATGGCCTCTTTGCTACCTGAGAGAAAAACTTTCTCAATGTCTTCCAGGTGGTAATATCCAGCATTGATCACCTCAGAAGCCTCTTTATCGGCCAATGCCCACTCCTTCCTGTACAGGTAGAATTCCGCCAGTAATGCCCCGGCACACCATCTGTTTGCCCGTACCCGGTCAGCCGACGGATACGCAGAAGAAAGTAGTGATTTAGCCGCTTTAAGATCTTCTATGATGAAATTTTCAACTTGCCCTACACTAGTCCTTGGCATCTGCTCATTTTCCATGTACAAAGTGCTCTGGACTAATGGCACGTCCCCGAAACAGCGGATCAAGTTGAAGTATAACAGTGCTCTGAGAAACTTACATTCACCGGTCAGCTGATTTTTCAGTTCTGAAGTAAGTTCATCACTTTCCGCTAATCCCTTGATGCAGGCATTCGTGCTATATATATACTTATATACCGGCGCCCAGAAGATTGTTTGTAAAAGGGTATTATCTGTGGCGATATTGGATACGTAAAAATCGTTGATCTGCCGCTGCGATCCTGTATAGATCAAATCATCCACATAAACACTATTAAATACAGATGCCGCACCAGAAAGGGGATTATTCGTTGAGGAGATCGCTGCGTAAATACCGAGGACTGCTGCTGTTGCAGAGTCTTTATTATTGAACACCTCCCGGCCGGTGGTCTTCCCGTCCGGCACAGGTACGTCCAGCAGTTTAGCGCATCCTGTCCAGCAGCTAGCCGGCAGGATCATCAACAACAAATATTTCAGGATGATTTTCATTCTGTTCATAATATCAGTGTTAAAATGTAGCCTGTAATCCGAGTGTGATCGTTCTTAATGACGCCAGAGAAAGCGGGCTGGCGGTTTCCGGATCGCCTCCTTTATATTTCGTCATTGTGAACAGGTTCTGCCCCTTACAGTAAATTCTCAGGTTCTCTACTTTTATCCGTACTAGTCCGGGACTGTTCAATGTATAGTAGACATAGAGGTTCCTGAGTTTAAAGAAGCTGGCGTCGGAGTATGCCCTGTCTGAATTAACCATCAGTCTTCTGTCGGCGTATACTTCTCCTCCCGGGGATGTGGAATATCTTGGATACTGTGCGATATCGCCCGGTTTCTGCCAGCGGTCGAGGACTTCTACCGACTGATTGAATGCCGTGCCAGGCATCACATTATTGATGTAGATGGCGTGCAGGTAATTGGGCGCCATCTGCTTTCTGAAATCGCCCAGCATAGTAACAGACAGTGCTTTCCAGGTAAGTCCGAGACGCACACTTCCGTAAAAGGAAGGATCCAGGTGACCGATCACCTCATAGTCTGTTGCGTTATATGTGTCGTTGTTGTCTTTATCTCTCAGCGTGAAAATGCCTGTTTGCGGATTGACACCTTCCGAGCGCAAACGGTTCAGTACTTCCACTGACTGACCTATGACATAGGTACCGTAATAGGAAGTGGTGGCCAGTTTATCGAAACGAAGTAAGGTATTCTGTGGTAAGGTAAAGTTAAACCCTCCTGATAATCGGAAATCACGGGTGGTATATAGGGAGGCATCCATTGTAAACTCCCATCCGCGATTGCGTATAACCGCGTCTATGTTCTTAAGGATGCTGTTGAAGCCCGTTTGTGATGCCAGATTATATTTCACGAGCTGATTGGAACTGCGGTTATTAAAGTAACTAACAGACAGCAACATGTCGGCCGGCTTCAACTCGAGGTCCAGTCCCATTTCGATCTTACGGCACGTCTCCCAGGAGTACGCGGGATTATACAATGCGTCCGGCGACAGGCCGGGGATACCCTGATAAGGCCCGCCCGGAACAGGCGACCAGGTGTCCAGGTATTTATAATTGGCGATCTTGTCATTGCCGGTTACGCCGATGCTGCTACGTAGCTTGGCATAGCTCAGCACAGATCTCCAAGAATCAAAGAATTTTTCATTGGAGAATACCCAGGCGCCGCCGGCTGCCCAGAAATTGCCGAAGCGACGTTCCGGGCTGAATTTACTGCTACCATCCCTTCGGAATGTCAGGTCAACGATATATCGACCTTTGTATTGATAGTTCAGCTGCGTGAAAAAGGCACCATACTTATATACATTGTGGTCGGGGACTGTTGCTATTTTGTAGGTGGCACTATCGATAATCCGTAGATAGTTGTCATTCATATATCCAAGGCCGGTTTCTGAAGTGGTGACAGAATTAGCATACTGGAAGGAATACCCAGCTAACATGACAATGTCACCAATGCGGGTCTTTCTGGTATACTCAGCTACCGGATCGATCAGTACGCTTCTGTATTTACCTGTTGCGAAAAACGAGCTACCCGTGCGGGTGCTGTCAGCGTCGGGATTCTGCGCAGCAATAGGTATTCTGCTGTTTTCATACACGTTGATACCTGTGCATCCGATACTGGTTTTTAATTTAAAGCCCGCAAACAGTTCATATGACGGCGAGACGTTCACGATAAGATTGTTCTTTACGATAGCGTACTGTTTTAGCCGCTCTGCCATTGGATTGGCGATCTGTTCTCCCCCCTCCTGCCATACGAGGTTATTATGTTCATCGTATGGGCCTGCCGTATTTGGCGGCAGCAGTTCGCCGGGCGAGGATGGATTAAAGAGCTGGTTATTATCTACGGAGTAGTTGGCATACACGCCCATTTTGAACTTACTGTTCTTAGAGCGGTGATCAACGGCCAGGTTGATCGTACTACGGAGGTAGGCCATATCTTTCGAGTAAACGGTTTGCTCGTTGTAGACACCGGTACTCAGCAGGAGTCTTGTGTATTCGGTACCACCGGAGACGCCGATGTTCAGGTCACTCAGGGAGGCATTCCTGCCGGTGAGTAGTTTGGGCCAGTTTGTGTACCGGGTAGTGTCCCACAGTAAGATGTCGGGAGCGTACCCGGGAGTACCGGGC
The DNA window shown above is from Chitinophaga agri and carries:
- a CDS encoding MauE/DoxX family redox-associated membrane protein, translated to MKARDIILLACYYLFTSMFLYAAVTKLMTFQVFVGQMQRQPFSDAYGRFLSWAIPSVEILLALMMVTNAFRKLGLYLATSLMICFTGYIILVQLKFYGTIPCSCGGVISKLSWTQHLIFNLFFVAIGFAGIYLEKRADSYYAM
- a CDS encoding RagB/SusD family nutrient uptake outer membrane protein, which produces MNRMKIILKYLLLMILPASCWTGCAKLLDVPVPDGKTTGREVFNNKDSATAAVLGIYAAISSTNNPLSGAASVFNSVYVDDLIYTGSQRQINDFYVSNIATDNTLLQTIFWAPVYKYIYSTNACIKGLAESDELTSELKNQLTGECKFLRALLYFNLIRCFGDVPLVQSTLYMENEQMPRTSVGQVENFIIEDLKAAKSLLSSAYPSADRVRANRWCAGALLAEFYLYRKEWALADKEASEVINAGYYHLEDIEKVFLSGSKEAIFQLQPVLIGHNTMEANWLVPSGTGRPVFALTTSLSAAFESGDKRKKGWIGSKTVSSGIYEYVFKYRQRLDFSSNFKLTEFSAVLRLAAIYLARAEARTALGQLPDAINDLDMVRQRAGLPLIAVEYPSIPANELAEKIQHERRVELFAEFGYRLYDLKRTDRINEVMKTTKPDHWVETDTLWPIPASEIMLNPLLLQNKGYK
- a CDS encoding nuclear transport factor 2 family protein encodes the protein MHIELSRKEIVASLLTSLGTGLRMPLTFIDAHHYIQHSQHIGKGLRGFKLYLKQFSEKLTVKLVRLMEDGDYVFAHAEYHFSASVAAGFNIFRFQDDRIVEHWDNLQLLPAHHPISSLTAGSVTIQERNRTAANKQLARYTVEDILLNGDNSRCPYYFRDNVQFQHYTCRHTNSTGNDSNIKYNKIHRVLGEGNFVLVVSEGRRADTHTAFYDLFRLENGRVAEHWNTAEKILTNDHTNSNTKF
- a CDS encoding SusC/RagA family TonB-linked outer membrane protein, with the protein product MNDMYLSLLLKKHASILYLLLLYLSLFSAERTQAQPGNSVLDTKRVTISKKNAPLYHILEELERQTHWLINTPRDGKQLSTLEGENITLRVALDKLFGKQQADYIVLDHLSIIKVVPRQGADSAKNSVARSESPGHRYRISGRVMDEEGNGLPGATLQVKGTTIGIGADSTGHFAFSVPENQLVLISTYIGYENIEVAVLAGKPIDIVLRKSNRRLDEVTIVGYMGTSKRNTTGSVYRISAADIEGSPVGNPLLSLQGKVPGLILTQSSGVAGASIRVNLRGVNSLFNGSQPLYIVNGVQLPIYGEQINQLSSVASQNENGGITPFSMFGLNDIESIDILKDAVATAAYGSRGANGVVIINTKKGLPGKLRVTVNYMRGISNVSRKLSLLNTREYVAMRKEAFRNDGITLNKTPGTPGYAPDILLWDTTRYTNWPKLLTGRNASLSDLNIGVSGGTEYTRLLLSTGVYNEQTVYSKDMAYLRSTINLAVDHRSKNSKFKMGVYANYSVDNNQLFNPSSPGELLPPNTAGPYDEHNNLVWQEGGEQIANPMAERLKQYAIVKNNLIVNVSPSYELFAGFKLKTSIGCTGINVYENSRIPIAAQNPDADSTRTGSSFFATGKYRSVLIDPVAEYTRKTRIGDIVMLAGYSFQYANSVTTSETGLGYMNDNYLRIIDSATYKIATVPDHNVYKYGAFFTQLNYQYKGRYIVDLTFRRDGSSKFSPERRFGNFWAAGGAWVFSNEKFFDSWRSVLSYAKLRSSIGVTGNDKIANYKYLDTWSPVPGGPYQGIPGLSPDALYNPAYSWETCRKIEMGLDLELKPADMLLSVSYFNNRSSNQLVKYNLASQTGFNSILKNIDAVIRNRGWEFTMDASLYTTRDFRLSGGFNFTLPQNTLLRFDKLATTSYYGTYVIGQSVEVLNRLRSEGVNPQTGIFTLRDKDNNDTYNATDYEVIGHLDPSFYGSVRLGLTWKALSVTMLGDFRKQMAPNYLHAIYINNVMPGTAFNQSVEVLDRWQKPGDIAQYPRYSTSPGGEVYADRRLMVNSDRAYSDASFFKLRNLYVYYTLNSPGLVRIKVENLRIYCKGQNLFTMTKYKGGDPETASPLSLASLRTITLGLQATF